The Litchfieldia alkalitelluris genome has a window encoding:
- the pdxS gene encoding pyridoxal 5'-phosphate synthase lyase subunit PdxS has protein sequence MVNTGTERVKRGMAEMQKGGVIMDVVNAEQAKIAEEAGAVAVMALERVPADIRAAGGVSRMADPRIVEEVMNAVSIPVMAKARIGHIVEARILEALGVDYIDESEVLTPADEEYHLLKSDYTVPFVCGCRDLGEATRRIAEGASMLRTKGEPGTGNIVEAVRHMRKVNAQIRKVVGMSTDELMTEAKNLGAPFELLLQIKNEGRLPVVNFAAGGVATPADAALMMQLGADGVFVGSGIFKSDNPAKFARAIVEATTHYQDYKLIAELSKNLGSAMQGIEISSLLPEQRMQERGW, from the coding sequence ATGGTAAACACAGGTACTGAGCGAGTAAAACGTGGAATGGCTGAAATGCAAAAAGGCGGCGTTATTATGGACGTTGTTAATGCAGAGCAAGCAAAGATTGCAGAAGAAGCAGGTGCAGTTGCGGTAATGGCATTAGAGCGTGTACCAGCAGACATCCGTGCAGCTGGTGGAGTTTCTCGTATGGCAGATCCTCGAATTGTTGAAGAAGTAATGAACGCTGTGTCAATTCCTGTTATGGCGAAAGCGCGTATCGGACATATTGTTGAAGCACGTATATTAGAAGCGCTTGGAGTAGATTACATTGATGAGAGTGAAGTGTTAACTCCAGCGGATGAAGAGTATCACTTATTAAAGAGTGATTATACTGTACCATTCGTTTGTGGATGTCGTGATCTTGGTGAAGCAACTCGTCGTATTGCTGAAGGTGCTTCCATGCTTCGTACAAAGGGTGAGCCTGGAACAGGAAACATCGTTGAAGCAGTTCGTCACATGAGAAAAGTAAATGCACAAATTCGTAAGGTAGTAGGTATGAGCACAGATGAACTTATGACTGAAGCAAAAAACTTAGGAGCACCATTTGAGTTATTACTTCAAATTAAAAACGAAGGTCGTCTGCCAGTTGTTAACTTTGCTGCAGGTGGAGTAGCAACACCAGCTGATGCAGCATTAATGATGCAACTTGGAGCTGATGGCGTATTCGTTGGATCTGGTATCTTTAAATCAGACAACCCAGCTAAGTTTGCTCGTGCCATTGTTGAAGCAACAACTCATTACCAAGACTATAAGTTAATTGCTGAACTATCTAAGAACCTGGGTTCTGCAATGCAAGGAATTGAAATTTCATCATTATTACCAGAACAACGTATGCAAGAGCGCGGCTGGTAA
- a CDS encoding serine hydrolase: MKKILQKSLILCFVTTLFLSLFINSSTSVYAETDSLDIKAEGAILIEASTGKILFEKNADKVLGIASMTKMMTEYLLLEAIHDKSVTWDQQYNVSDYVYRISQNRSLSNVPLRADGTYSVQELYEAMAIYSANGATIALTEIIAGSESNFVKMMNDKAVELGLEDYKFVNSTGLNNRDLIGMHPEGTGAEDENEMTARATARLAYHLLKDFPEILDTASIPKKNFREGTDDEIEMSNWNWMLPGLVYQHQDVDGIKTGSTDYAGFGFTGTAEREGVRYITVALKTDSYKARFDETRKMLDYALGNYSFEEIFPKNHQIADQETVSVVKGKEDSVTIHTTTPITVLVKRGENAEEVYSGTLSLEEEQLTAPVKEGTKVGTFQVAQNGGLNLGFITAGGHEGLQSNVVTEQAVEKANWFVLMMRGIGGFFSDIWNGAANGIKGLF, translated from the coding sequence GTGAAAAAAATTCTACAAAAAAGCTTAATTTTATGCTTTGTAACAACCTTATTTCTATCGTTATTTATAAATAGTTCTACTTCTGTTTATGCGGAAACAGATTCACTAGATATAAAAGCTGAGGGTGCTATTTTAATAGAGGCTTCAACAGGTAAAATATTATTTGAAAAGAACGCAGATAAGGTACTAGGAATTGCAAGTATGACAAAAATGATGACTGAGTACCTACTTTTAGAAGCTATTCATGATAAAAGTGTCACTTGGGATCAACAATATAATGTGAGTGATTATGTATACCGTATCTCTCAAAACCGTTCTCTTTCGAATGTCCCACTACGTGCTGATGGTACTTATAGTGTGCAAGAATTATATGAAGCAATGGCAATTTATTCAGCAAATGGTGCTACGATTGCTTTAACTGAAATTATCGCAGGGTCTGAATCGAATTTTGTTAAAATGATGAATGATAAAGCTGTTGAGCTTGGTTTAGAAGATTACAAGTTTGTGAATTCAACCGGACTGAATAATCGTGATTTAATTGGAATGCATCCTGAAGGAACGGGTGCAGAAGACGAAAATGAGATGACAGCAAGAGCAACTGCTAGATTGGCTTATCACCTTCTGAAGGACTTTCCTGAGATTTTAGATACAGCAAGTATTCCGAAAAAGAATTTTAGAGAAGGCACAGATGATGAGATTGAAATGTCAAACTGGAACTGGATGCTTCCTGGTTTAGTGTATCAGCATCAAGATGTTGATGGAATAAAAACAGGTTCTACGGATTATGCTGGCTTTGGTTTTACAGGGACAGCTGAACGTGAAGGAGTTCGATATATTACTGTCGCTCTAAAAACCGATAGCTATAAGGCTCGTTTTGATGAGACTAGAAAGATGTTGGACTATGCTCTAGGTAATTACTCCTTTGAGGAAATTTTCCCTAAAAATCACCAGATTGCAGATCAGGAAACAGTTTCAGTTGTAAAAGGCAAAGAGGACTCTGTTACCATTCACACTACTACACCAATCACAGTTTTAGTTAAACGTGGTGAAAATGCAGAGGAAGTATATTCTGGAACTTTATCCTTAGAAGAAGAGCAATTAACTGCTCCAGTTAAAGAAGGAACAAAGGTTGGTACCTTCCAGGTGGCACAAAATGGCGGGTTGAACTTAGGGTTCATTACAGCTGGTGGACATGAAGGACTACAATCAAATGTAGTCACTGAACAGGCTGTAGAAAAAGCTAATTGGTTTGTCTTAATGATGAGAGGAATCGGTGGGTTTTTCAGTGATATTTGGAATGGTGCAGCAAATGGAATAAAAGGTTTGTTTTAA
- a CDS encoding HD-GYP domain-containing protein, which produces MKVLVNQLKEGCILSKDVNSLSSKSLFPSKTVVTKQTIEILNAFLIHAVEVEGFLVNGVAFLPETKNENNNSELDSISFYEMYLKVVNEYKQLFMNWQAGIQVEIGKVRELIIPLLEKALLEPSEIMNLHQFSTKSDYLYHHSVAVGIIAAYLGKKLQYDQGDCNQLALAGLLSDCGMSKIDRKILYKKGPLNSSEFNEIKKHPVLSYKMIEKISLLKDSVKLAVFQHHERVDGSGYVLGISGEKLHPFGKVVAISDVYHAMCCDTNYRIKRAPLVVLEEVAQGSFGKFDMQLVQVLIQEVARLTIGTVVKLSNGQIGKVIFVDDKYPTRPMVEVNDSLIQLSNRKELYIEQIIG; this is translated from the coding sequence ATGAAAGTACTAGTTAACCAATTGAAGGAAGGATGTATTCTCTCAAAAGATGTAAACTCCTTATCCTCGAAGTCTCTCTTTCCTAGTAAAACAGTAGTGACCAAACAGACTATTGAGATATTAAATGCATTTCTAATTCATGCAGTTGAAGTAGAAGGCTTTTTAGTTAATGGTGTTGCTTTTTTACCTGAGACAAAAAATGAGAATAACAATAGTGAACTTGATTCTATCTCTTTTTATGAGATGTATTTAAAAGTTGTTAATGAATACAAGCAACTATTTATGAATTGGCAGGCTGGAATTCAAGTTGAAATAGGTAAAGTAAGAGAGTTAATTATTCCATTACTAGAAAAAGCACTTCTAGAACCAAGTGAAATTATGAACCTACATCAGTTCTCTACGAAGTCAGACTACTTATACCATCATTCGGTAGCTGTAGGTATTATTGCTGCTTATCTAGGTAAAAAGCTTCAGTATGACCAAGGGGATTGCAATCAATTAGCACTTGCAGGATTACTAAGTGACTGTGGAATGTCAAAAATTGATCGGAAAATTTTATATAAAAAAGGTCCCTTAAACTCATCTGAATTTAATGAAATTAAAAAACACCCTGTGTTGAGCTATAAAATGATCGAAAAGATATCTTTGTTGAAAGATAGTGTGAAATTGGCTGTATTTCAACACCATGAGCGGGTTGATGGTTCTGGATATGTATTAGGTATTTCAGGTGAGAAACTCCATCCCTTCGGTAAAGTGGTCGCTATTTCAGATGTGTATCATGCAATGTGTTGTGACACAAACTACCGCATAAAAAGAGCTCCATTAGTAGTTCTTGAAGAAGTAGCACAAGGTTCTTTCGGCAAATTTGATATGCAACTTGTACAGGTATTAATCCAAGAAGTAGCAAGGTTAACGATTGGTACCGTAGTGAAGCTATCTAATGGTCAGATAGGTAAGGTTATCTTTGTAGATGATAAATATCCTACTCGTCCAATGGTAGAGGTAAATGATTCACTTATACAATTATCAAATCGGAAAGAACTATATATCGAGCAGATAATAGGTTAA
- a CDS encoding YaaC family protein, translating to MLDLKKIWQSFNALHSSDTTQQFLVRCYKQIGIEGADKKAFENCYPFIYYLEHGQNYYQLANQAPLSIKPVLLFYGMVQLLKACLLTVDPQYPESTSVLAHGVSTRKRKKQSYEFFQDEVKVQKNGLFSHFSERMFNVKYLEGEKYTMGALLKKMPEMNNLFSLHYQTNVSTFIGEDGTSYLTFPANMADQFHMTRRRLADFICEAIPAELDSASYEKSDDDELTFKMVNSSLSPLTCSPILFHLYEGSYYFPTEREQITPFPEILSHYLLLYNLSMISRYETEWWSELLHSYSSNDYPFIQQFLSLTTDKVPYLLYLFLEEKVGMRF from the coding sequence TTGTTAGACCTAAAAAAAATTTGGCAGTCATTTAATGCCTTGCATTCATCAGATACAACACAGCAATTTCTAGTTCGCTGCTATAAACAAATTGGGATTGAAGGAGCAGATAAAAAAGCTTTTGAAAATTGCTATCCTTTTATTTATTATCTTGAACATGGTCAAAACTATTATCAACTCGCTAATCAAGCGCCATTATCCATCAAACCAGTATTACTTTTTTATGGAATGGTCCAATTACTAAAAGCATGCCTACTAACCGTTGACCCACAATATCCAGAGTCAACCTCAGTACTTGCTCACGGTGTATCTACAAGAAAAAGAAAAAAACAAAGCTATGAATTTTTTCAAGATGAAGTAAAAGTACAAAAAAATGGTCTGTTTTCACATTTCTCTGAACGGATGTTTAATGTAAAGTACTTAGAGGGTGAAAAATATACTATGGGAGCACTACTAAAAAAAATGCCTGAAATGAATAATCTTTTTTCTCTTCATTATCAAACAAACGTTAGCACCTTTATTGGAGAGGACGGAACTTCATACCTTACATTTCCTGCAAACATGGCTGACCAGTTTCATATGACACGAAGACGCCTTGCAGACTTTATTTGTGAAGCAATCCCTGCTGAACTTGACAGTGCTAGTTACGAAAAATCAGACGATGATGAGCTTACTTTTAAAATGGTTAATAGCTCTTTATCACCATTAACATGCTCCCCTATCCTTTTTCATCTATACGAAGGGAGTTATTACTTTCCAACCGAAAGAGAGCAAATTACTCCATTCCCAGAAATATTGAGTCATTATTTATTGCTATACAACCTCAGTATGATCTCACGATATGAAACTGAGTGGTGGAGTGAACTTCTTCATTCTTACTCAAGCAATGATTATCCATTTATCCAGCAATTTTTATCACTTACCACTGATAAAGTTCCGTATTTGCTTTACTTGTTTCTAGAAGAAAAGGTTGGGATGAGGTTTTGA
- the guaB gene encoding IMP dehydrogenase, with product MWETKFAKEGLTFDDVLLVPAKSEVLPKDVNLGVQLTNSLKLNIPIVSAGMDTVTEAEMAISMARQGGLGIIHKNMTIEQQAEQVDKVKRSESGVITDPFFLTPEHQVFDAEHLMGKYRISGVPIVNNLEEQKLVGILTNRDLRFIQDFSILISDVMTKENLVTAPVGTTLDQAEKILQKYKIEKLPLVDNEGVLKGLITIKDIEKVIEFPNSAKDDIGRLLVGAAVGVTSDTMLRVEKLVKSQVDVIVVDTAHGHSAGVLNTVRMIREAFPDLNIIAGNVATAEGTRDLIEAGASVVKVGIGPGSICTTRVVAGVGVPQITAVYDCATEAMKHGVSIIADGGIKYSGDIVKALAAGGHAVMLGSLLAGVSESPGETEIFQGRRFKVYRGMGSVGAMEKGSKDRYFQEDNKKFVPEGIEGRLPYKGPLSDTLYQLVGGIRSGMGYCGTATINELRENTQFIRMTGAGLRESHPHDVQITKESPNYSLS from the coding sequence GTGTGGGAAACTAAATTTGCAAAAGAAGGTCTAACGTTTGATGATGTACTATTGGTGCCAGCAAAGTCTGAGGTATTACCAAAGGATGTTAATTTAGGAGTTCAGTTAACAAATTCATTAAAGCTAAATATTCCAATTGTTAGTGCAGGAATGGATACTGTTACAGAAGCTGAAATGGCTATTTCGATGGCTCGTCAAGGTGGTCTAGGAATTATTCATAAGAATATGACGATTGAGCAACAGGCAGAGCAGGTAGATAAAGTAAAGCGTTCTGAAAGTGGTGTTATCACAGATCCATTCTTCTTAACTCCTGAGCATCAGGTATTTGATGCAGAGCATTTAATGGGAAAATATCGTATTTCTGGTGTTCCAATTGTTAACAACTTAGAAGAACAAAAATTAGTTGGAATTTTAACAAACAGAGACCTTCGCTTCATTCAAGACTTTTCGATTCTAATCTCAGACGTGATGACAAAAGAAAATTTAGTTACTGCCCCAGTAGGAACCACTTTAGATCAAGCTGAAAAAATTCTTCAGAAGTATAAAATTGAGAAATTACCTTTAGTTGATAATGAAGGTGTATTAAAAGGACTTATCACCATTAAAGACATTGAAAAAGTGATTGAGTTCCCTAATTCTGCTAAAGATGATATAGGACGATTATTAGTAGGTGCAGCAGTTGGTGTCACTTCAGATACGATGCTACGTGTGGAAAAACTTGTTAAATCTCAAGTAGATGTGATTGTTGTTGATACTGCACACGGTCATTCTGCAGGGGTGTTAAATACCGTACGTATGATTCGTGAAGCTTTCCCAGATTTAAATATTATTGCTGGTAATGTAGCTACAGCAGAAGGAACACGTGATTTAATTGAGGCTGGTGCAAGTGTTGTAAAGGTTGGGATTGGACCAGGTTCTATATGTACTACACGTGTCGTAGCTGGAGTTGGAGTACCACAAATCACAGCGGTATATGATTGTGCAACTGAAGCAATGAAGCATGGTGTATCTATTATTGCTGATGGTGGGATAAAATACTCTGGTGATATCGTAAAGGCATTAGCTGCAGGTGGACATGCTGTAATGCTAGGAAGCCTACTTGCAGGTGTTTCTGAAAGTCCAGGGGAAACAGAGATTTTCCAGGGACGTCGATTCAAAGTATATCGTGGTATGGGATCTGTCGGAGCAATGGAAAAAGGAAGTAAAGACCGATATTTCCAAGAAGATAACAAAAAGTTTGTTCCAGAGGGAATTGAAGGGCGTTTACCATATAAAGGTCCATTATCAGATACACTTTATCAATTAGTAGGTGGAATTAGGTCTGGGATGGGCTACTGTGGAACAGCTACGATTAATGAACTTAGAGAAAATACTCAGTTCATTCGCATGACTGGAGCAGGTTTAAGAGAAAGTCATCCACATGATGTACAGATTACAAAGGAATCACCAAACTATTCTTTATCATAA
- the pdxT gene encoding pyridoxal 5'-phosphate synthase glutaminase subunit PdxT — protein sequence MVKIGVLGLQGAVREHVRSIEACDAEAVVVKKVDQLEDLDGLIIPGGESTTMRRLIDKYDFMEPLQQFAETGKPMFGTCAGLILLAKNIVGYDQPHLGLMDITVERNSFGRQVDSFEAELMIPNVADDFVGVFIRAPHIVEAGENVEVLAKHNDRIVAARDGQFLGCSFHPELTDDHRITDYFVKMAEEAKKNLV from the coding sequence ATGGTTAAAATAGGTGTGCTAGGACTTCAAGGTGCAGTAAGAGAACATGTAAGATCAATCGAAGCGTGTGATGCAGAGGCGGTTGTTGTTAAAAAGGTGGACCAGCTAGAGGATCTAGATGGCTTAATTATCCCTGGTGGCGAGAGCACGACAATGAGAAGGCTTATTGATAAGTATGACTTCATGGAGCCATTACAACAATTTGCTGAAACTGGAAAACCAATGTTCGGGACATGTGCTGGACTAATACTCCTTGCCAAAAATATCGTTGGTTATGATCAACCACATTTAGGTTTAATGGATATTACGGTTGAACGAAATTCTTTTGGTCGCCAAGTAGATAGTTTTGAAGCGGAATTAATGATTCCGAATGTAGCGGATGATTTTGTCGGAGTGTTTATACGTGCTCCACATATCGTTGAAGCAGGAGAGAATGTTGAGGTTTTAGCAAAGCATAATGATCGTATTGTAGCTGCTAGAGATGGTCAGTTTCTAGGTTGTTCTTTTCATCCAGAATTAACCGATGACCACCGTATAACTGACTATTTTGTTAAAATGGCTGAGGAAGCAAAAAAGAATCTCGTATAA
- the gyrA gene encoding DNA gyrase subunit A, translated as MSETQGSQVTEINISQEMKASFLDYAMSVIVSRALPDVRDGLKPVHRRILYAMNDLGMTSDKAYKKSARIVGEVIGKYHPHGDSAVYDTMVRMAQNFNYRYMLVDGHGNFGSVDGDAAAAMRYTEARMSKISMELIRDINKDTIDYQDNYDGSEREPVVLPSRFPNLLVNGAAGIAVGMATNIPPHQLGEVIDGVLAVSKDPEITIPELMELIPGPDFPTSGLILGRSGIRKAYETGRGSITLRAKVEIEEKSNGKEVIIVRELPYQVNKAKLIEKIAELVRDKKIDGITDLRDESDRKGMRIVMEVRKDANANVLLNNLYKQTALQTSFGINLLALVDGQPKVLNLKQCLYYYLEHQKVVIKRRTAFELRKAEARAHILEGLRIALDHLDEVISLIRASQTTDIAREGLMTRFGLSEKQAQAILDMRLQRLTGLEREKIEEEYQGLVALIAELKAILADEEKVLEIIREELIEIKERFNDVRRTEIVSGGLEMIEDEDLIPRENIVITLTNKGYVKRLPVSTYRSQKRGGRGIQGMGTNEDDFVEHLLTTSTHDTILFFTNKGKVYRTKGYEIPEYSRTAKGIPIINLLEIEKDEWVNAIIPVSDFVDDWFLFFTTKQGISKRSPLSSFGNIRTSGLIAVGLREGDELISVKLTDGTKEIIIGTQNGMLIRFPETDIRSMGRTAAGVKGITLGEDDEVVGMEILEEGVDILIVTKKGYGKRTPVGEYRVQSRGGKGLKTSNITDKNGKVVAVKAVTTENDLMLITGAGVLIRMAIEDISQLGRNTQGVKLIRLGENEFVATVAKVAKEEIEEDLEDTEFPDNEVEVTSSNETEEIVQDESSDNDTEVIVQDESSDEENE; from the coding sequence ATGTCTGAGACACAAGGTTCTCAAGTAACAGAAATTAATATAAGTCAGGAAATGAAAGCATCATTTTTGGATTATGCGATGAGTGTTATCGTATCACGTGCACTTCCAGACGTAAGAGATGGCTTAAAGCCGGTTCATCGACGTATTCTTTATGCAATGAATGACTTAGGAATGACATCTGATAAAGCTTATAAAAAATCTGCACGTATCGTTGGTGAAGTTATTGGTAAGTACCATCCGCATGGTGACTCTGCTGTATACGATACAATGGTACGTATGGCACAGAACTTTAACTATCGCTACATGCTTGTTGATGGCCACGGAAACTTTGGATCTGTTGATGGTGATGCAGCAGCAGCAATGCGTTATACAGAAGCACGTATGTCTAAGATTTCAATGGAATTGATTCGTGATATTAATAAAGATACGATTGATTACCAAGATAACTATGATGGTTCAGAAAGAGAACCAGTCGTATTACCTTCAAGATTCCCTAATCTTCTTGTAAATGGTGCAGCTGGAATTGCGGTTGGAATGGCGACTAACATTCCTCCACACCAACTTGGTGAAGTGATTGATGGGGTGCTTGCGGTTAGTAAAGACCCAGAAATTACAATTCCAGAACTAATGGAGCTAATTCCCGGCCCTGATTTTCCAACGTCTGGATTAATTCTAGGGAGAAGTGGTATTCGTAAAGCATATGAAACTGGAAGAGGTTCGATAACTTTACGTGCAAAAGTAGAAATTGAAGAAAAAAGTAATGGAAAAGAAGTTATTATTGTCCGAGAACTTCCTTACCAAGTAAATAAAGCTAAGTTAATTGAAAAAATTGCTGAATTAGTAAGAGATAAAAAAATCGATGGCATTACAGACTTAAGAGACGAGTCTGACCGTAAGGGAATGCGTATTGTGATGGAAGTACGTAAGGATGCAAATGCGAATGTACTTTTAAATAATCTCTATAAGCAAACAGCACTTCAAACAAGTTTTGGAATCAATCTACTAGCACTTGTAGATGGTCAACCAAAGGTACTGAATTTAAAACAATGTTTATACTATTACTTAGAACATCAAAAGGTAGTTATTAAGCGTCGAACAGCATTTGAACTTCGTAAGGCGGAAGCAAGGGCGCATATTTTAGAAGGATTAAGAATTGCCTTAGATCATTTGGATGAGGTAATCTCACTAATCCGTGCTTCTCAAACAACAGATATAGCAAGAGAAGGTTTAATGACTCGATTTGGTCTTTCGGAAAAACAAGCTCAAGCTATCTTAGATATGCGTCTTCAACGATTAACAGGGTTAGAACGTGAAAAAATTGAAGAAGAATATCAAGGTCTTGTTGCTTTAATTGCTGAGTTGAAAGCTATATTAGCTGATGAGGAAAAGGTATTAGAAATCATTCGAGAAGAATTAATTGAAATCAAAGAACGTTTTAATGACGTCCGTCGTACGGAGATTGTTTCAGGTGGACTTGAAATGATTGAAGATGAAGATTTAATTCCCCGCGAAAATATTGTTATTACTTTAACAAACAAAGGGTATGTTAAACGATTACCGGTTTCTACTTACCGCAGCCAAAAACGTGGTGGACGTGGAATCCAGGGAATGGGAACGAATGAAGATGATTTCGTTGAACATTTATTAACAACATCAACCCATGATACAATCTTATTCTTTACAAACAAAGGTAAAGTATATAGAACAAAAGGGTATGAAATTCCAGAGTACAGTCGTACAGCGAAGGGAATTCCAATTATTAATTTATTAGAAATTGAGAAAGATGAATGGGTAAATGCGATCATTCCTGTTTCTGATTTTGTTGATGATTGGTTCTTATTCTTTACAACAAAGCAAGGAATTTCAAAACGATCACCTTTGTCATCGTTTGGCAATATTCGTACAAGCGGTCTTATTGCAGTAGGTCTACGTGAAGGAGATGAACTAATCTCTGTCAAGCTAACTGATGGCACGAAAGAAATTATCATTGGTACTCAAAATGGTATGCTTATTCGTTTCCCAGAAACCGATATAAGATCCATGGGAAGAACAGCAGCTGGTGTTAAAGGAATCACACTTGGTGAAGATGATGAAGTTGTTGGAATGGAAATACTTGAAGAAGGCGTAGATATCTTAATTGTTACCAAAAAAGGTTACGGTAAGCGTACACCAGTAGGTGAATATCGTGTCCAAAGCCGCGGAGGTAAAGGATTAAAAACATCCAATATTACAGATAAAAACGGAAAAGTGGTGGCTGTTAAAGCAGTTACAACTGAAAATGATTTAATGTTAATCACTGGTGCAGGTGTATTAATTAGAATGGCTATTGAAGATATTTCACAACTTGGACGTAACACACAAGGGGTTAAATTGATTCGCTTAGGTGAAAATGAATTTGTTGCTACAGTAGCTAAGGTAGCAAAAGAAGAAATTGAGGAAGACCTAGAAGATACTGAATTTCCAGACAATGAAGTAGAAGTAACCTCAAGTAATGAGACTGAGGAAATCGTCCAAGATGAAAGTTCAGATAATGATACTGAAGTAATCGTCCAAGACGAAAGTTCAGATGAAGAAAATGAATAA
- the gyrB gene encoding DNA topoisomerase (ATP-hydrolyzing) subunit B — protein sequence MAIDETNVNQQTYDENQIQVLEGLEAVRKRPGMYIGSTSSKGLHHLVWEIVDNSIDEALAGYCDEVNVFIEEDNSITVMDNGRGIPVGIHEKMGRPAVEVILTVLHAGGKFDGGGYKVSGGLHGVGASVVNALSTVLEVYVHRDGKIHYQKFERGVPAGDLRVVGETDRTGTTIRFAPDSEIFRETLVYEFDILANRLRELAFLTRGVKITIEDKREENKRKEYHYEGGIKSYVEHLNRTREVIHEEPVFVEGEREGIAIEIALQYNDSYTSNIYSFANNIHTHEGGTHEFGFKTALTRIINDYARKHHIFKESDANLTGDDVREGLTAIISVKHPDPQFEGQTKTKLGNSEARTVTESVFSEKFESFLLENPSVAKKIVEKGLMASRARMAAKKARELTRRKSALEISSLPGKLADCSSKDPAISEIYIVEGDSAGGSAKQGRDRHFQAILPLRGKIINVEKARLDKILSNNEIRAMITALGTGIGEDFDISKARYHKIVIMTDADVDGAHIRTLLLTFFYRYMRQIVESGYIYIAQPPLYKIQQGKKVEYAYNNRQLEEVLGQLPSQPKPGIQRYKGLGEMNPEQLWETTMDPEVRSMLQVSLQDAIEADETFEMLMGDKVEPRRNFIEENASYVKNLDI from the coding sequence ATGGCAATCGACGAAACAAATGTGAATCAACAAACATATGATGAAAACCAGATACAAGTTCTAGAAGGACTCGAAGCTGTTCGAAAACGTCCTGGGATGTATATTGGTTCAACAAGCTCAAAAGGTCTTCACCATTTAGTATGGGAAATTGTTGATAATAGTATTGATGAGGCACTCGCAGGTTATTGTGATGAAGTGAATGTATTCATCGAAGAAGATAATAGTATAACTGTAATGGATAACGGGCGCGGGATTCCTGTTGGGATCCATGAAAAGATGGGTCGTCCTGCAGTTGAGGTAATCTTAACGGTTCTTCATGCTGGAGGAAAGTTTGACGGCGGTGGTTATAAGGTTTCAGGTGGTCTTCATGGTGTAGGTGCTTCTGTTGTAAATGCATTATCAACGGTACTTGAAGTATATGTACATCGTGATGGAAAAATTCATTATCAGAAATTTGAGCGTGGTGTTCCAGCTGGAGATCTAAGAGTTGTAGGTGAGACAGATCGAACAGGTACAACGATTAGATTCGCTCCTGATAGTGAAATATTCCGAGAAACATTAGTTTATGAATTTGATATTTTAGCAAATCGTTTAAGAGAGTTAGCATTCTTAACACGTGGAGTTAAAATTACGATTGAAGACAAACGTGAAGAAAATAAACGTAAGGAATACCATTATGAAGGTGGTATTAAATCTTATGTTGAGCATTTAAACCGAACAAGAGAAGTTATTCATGAAGAGCCGGTGTTTGTTGAAGGTGAACGTGAGGGAATTGCTATTGAAATTGCTCTGCAATACAATGACAGTTATACAAGTAATATCTATTCCTTTGCTAATAATATTCATACACACGAAGGTGGAACACATGAATTTGGATTTAAAACAGCTTTAACTAGGATTATAAATGACTATGCTCGTAAGCATCATATTTTTAAAGAAAGTGATGCGAATTTAACTGGGGACGATGTGCGTGAAGGGCTTACTGCTATTATTTCTGTTAAGCATCCAGATCCTCAATTTGAAGGGCAAACAAAAACGAAACTAGGCAACAGTGAAGCAAGGACCGTCACTGAGTCAGTATTCTCTGAAAAGTTCGAGTCATTTTTATTAGAAAATCCTTCAGTAGCAAAGAAAATAGTTGAGAAGGGTTTAATGGCCTCACGTGCTAGAATGGCTGCAAAAAAAGCTAGAGAATTAACTAGACGAAAAAGCGCTTTAGAAATTTCAAGTTTACCTGGTAAATTAGCAGACTGTTCTTCTAAAGACCCAGCTATTAGTGAAATTTATATCGTTGAGGGTGACTCAGCGGGTGGTTCGGCGAAACAAGGGCGTGATCGTCACTTCCAAGCTATTTTACCTTTACGTGGGAAAATCATAAATGTTGAGAAGGCTCGTCTTGATAAAATTCTTTCTAATAATGAAATTCGTGCAATGATTACAGCGCTTGGCACTGGTATTGGTGAAGATTTTGATATTTCAAAAGCAAGATATCATAAAATCGTAATCATGACAGATGCGGATGTCGATGGTGCACATATTCGTACACTATTGTTAACATTCTTTTATCGTTATATGCGTCAAATTGTTGAAAGTGGTTATATCTATATTGCACAGCCACCTTTATATAAAATTCAGCAAGGTAAAAAAGTTGAATATGCCTATAATAACCGACAGTTAGAAGAAGTGTTAGGTCAATTGCCAAGTCAACCAAAACCAGGAATTCAACGTTATAAGGGTCTTGGAGAGATGAATCCAGAGCAGCTATGGGAAACAACAATGGACCCTGAAGTAAGATCAATGTTACAAGTAAGCCTTCAAGATGCAATTGAAGCAGATGAAACATTTGAAATGTTAATGGGTGACAAGGTTGAGCCAAGACGTAATTTCATTGAAGAAAATGCATCTTACGTTAAAAATTTAGATATATAA